The nucleotide sequence CTCAGGGTGGAGGTCTGCCAGTTCGTCACGAGCGCGAAGATGATCCCCATCAGGCTCATCGCCACGAGGAGTTCGACCAGGGTCAGGCCCGCCCGGGCCCCCCTCACGCCGGTCTCCCCACGTCGAGCACGAAGGTCTGGGTGGGCTGGCTCGGGTGCGTGCAGCTCAGGGTCACGCGCTTGATGAGCACGGGCGACGTGCCGAGCTGGTTTGCGACCGCCCCCGTGCAGGTGTAGCCCGCGCCGGACGGGACGGGGGGAAGGGTGCCCGTGTCGAAGCCCGCCTGGGTGCTGTACCTCACCCGCACCCCCTCCATGAACCCCTTGGCCCCGACCGTCACCGCCTGATCCGCCCGGGTCTGCCCGTTGAGCTTGAAGATCGCCGGGAACGTCGCCAGCACGGCGACCGACACGACCGCGAAGATGGCGAGTGCGACGAGCACCTCGATCAGGGTCAGGCCCCGCTCCGAGCCTCCCCTCACTGGAAGATCACCTTCCCGAAGACGCCCGTCAGGCGCAGCGTCCGCTTGAGGGTGAGGTTGGTGGCCCACGTCACCTCGTAGGTCGCGGGCGTGTTCTCGGTCGTGCCGTACGGGGGGGTGAAGCTCACGGTGCCGCCTCCCCCCGTCACGCTGAGGGTGGTGCCGGGGGGCAGGGCGTAGGTCTGGGCGGTGCCCCCGCTCGGCAGGCACACGGGCGTGCTGAACCTCCTGATCTCGTACCCGGTGGCGCCCGAGGTGGCCCCCACGGGGGCGATCTGCCAACACGCGTTGGCCCGCTTGGCCCCGGTGCGCGCCCGGCTCACCGCCTGCGCGAACTGCTGCGCGCCCTCCGTCACGGCGGTGCTCGCCCGCCAGCGCGCGAGATTCACCATCCCGACCGCCGCGAGAATCCCGATGATCGCCACGACCACGAGCAGCTCGATCAGGGAAAAGCCCCGGGTCCTCACTGCTGCCTCCAGGTGCCGGGCTCGGTCTGCACCCGGAAGACGCCCCGGGCGTTCAGAAGCTGGCTCCGGAGGGACACGGCGTCGTAGTTGATGAGCAGGCTGCCCGTCGCCTGGGTGGTCGTGTCGTCGGTGGTGATGCCCTCGATGGGCCCGCCGCGCACGGCGATGGCCCCGTTGAGGGTCATGTTGCCGTTGAACTTCCCGCCCTGGTTGCCGCGGATGTAGATCATACCGTCGAAGGTCACGTTGCCGTTGATGTTGGAGTTGATGTCGCCGTCCACGATCAGGACGCCGCTGCCCCGCGCGTTCCCCGAGAAGATGCGGTCGAAGTCGGCGGCGGAGACGCGCTTGATCTCGCCCTGGGGCAGGGTGGGGTCGTTGTCCAGCGGCACGAGGTCGTTGAGTTCCTCGTCGCTCAGCCCGAAGAGCTGCTCGGTGAAGAAGGGGTCGGAGGGGTTGCCGGGGGTGGGCGAGGCGAGCAGGGGATCGCGCTCGCCCGCGCAGAGGGTCGAGGTCGTGCAGTCGTTCGTCGTCTGCCCGCCGCTCGTCATGCTGATGTCGTCGAGTTTGTTGCTCTTGGCGGTGATGTCCGCGGCGCTGCGCATCCCGGTCACGTCCCGGAAGACCTGCGTCCCCTCGGGCAGGCTCGCCGGGGCGCCCGAGGGCCAGCCCAGCCGCACGGTCCCGTTCCCCGCGTCGACGGCCTGAACGGTGGCCGCCTTCCCGGCGATGGTCAGCTCCTCGCCGACGAGGAAGTCCCCCGCGTTGGACACCCTGAGGTCGCCCGGGTTCCCCACGGTGGGGGAGGTCTGCGCCACCGCGTTGAGCATCACCGTGACGTCGCCGCTGAGGGTGAGCGGAGCGGTGGGCGAGGTGGGCAGGACGCGCACGAGGCTCAGCGAGGCCTCCTCCTTGCCGTCCACCCGGAAGGTCGCGCCGTTGACCCGCACGTAGTCGCCCACCAGAACGGCGCCCGTGTCCTCGACGGGCAGGGTGACGCCCGGTTGCAGCGCGGGCAGCGAGAGGGGCGTCCCGCCGCTTCTGACCCGGGTCGCCACCCCGTCGTTGGCGCGGCCCTCGGTGCGCTGGTTGCCATTGCTCGCGTCGATGGCGGGCAGCGAGGTCAGCCCGGCCCGCGAGCGGAAGGTGCGCGGCAACCGGGCGTTCGTCACCACGTAGTCCTGAACGACGACCTTCGCGGCGCCGGGCGCGCTCCCCTGCGACCGCAGGGTGAAGGTGGCCCCGGTCGTCTTGGGCGTGACGTTCAGCAGGCTCAGCTCCGCCGTCCCCGCCGTGCCCAGGGAATACGTGCCCAGCGTGCCCAGCCAGGCGGTCAGCTCGCTCGTCCGCGTGCCCGTGTAGGGCGACGTTCTGGCGAGGCTCCCGACCCGCGCGGCGAAGGTGTTCTGCCCGCTCTCGGCCACGAGCAGGGCCTGGTAGGCGCCGCGCTCGTCCACCCCGCCCCCCCGCGCCCCGAGCGCGAGGGTGGCCGTCGTGCTCACCACGGCCATCAGGATGATCGCGGTGAACAGCAGCACGACCACCAGGGCGACGCCCTCCTCGTGGCGGTCTCCGGGAGCGCGGTCAGCTTGTTGTCTCATGAAGTCAGCTTAAGGTCGAATGAGAACAGGCGGAACACCCGTCTGGGGGTCACCCGGCGGGGCGAAAACTTCACGGCAGGCGCGCGTGGGTGCGCCGGGGCTCACCTCGGGGAGGTACCCTCCGGCAGCCGCGTTCCGGACGGCGCGATCACGTAGCCCAGCCCCCCGCTGTGGGTCAGCCACAGCCGCTCGAAGGCCGCGCGCGGGTAGGTCCGGCGCACACCCGCGTCGCTGGGGGCGGCGGGGTCGTTCAGGACCGGGTTCCCCGCCGCGTCGAAGCCCACGAGGACCATCAGGTGCCCGTCGCTGTAGCTCAGGGGCGCGCCGGGCAGTTCACCCTTCTTCCACCCCAGGCTGACCGCCAGCGGCACCCCCGCCGCCGTGTACCGCTCGGCCTCCGCGAGGCTGGGCAGCCGGGTGACGTAGGCGCGCAGGCCGTGGGCCCCCGCGTAGGCGGTGTTAAAGGGCCAGTTGCCCGTGCCGTCGTACGCCCGGTCGTAGGTGCCCCTCGCCGCCTGGGGCACGGTGACGTTCACCCCGTACCCCGCGAGGATCATGGAGACGCTCGTCGGGCTGCACCACACCTCGCCGCCGCCCTCGTAGAGCATCTGCGAGCGCCCGGGCACGTCGTTCACCTTGCCCCAGGCCCGGCGGTCGCCCGGCTGCCCCAGCCCCGCCGCCCGCTTCGCGCGGTCACTCGTGTTGAAGGCGAGCAGGCGCACGCCCGTCCCCGCCCCCCGCAGGGTCACCCGGTACTGGTAGGCGCCCGCCTTGCCACTGAGCCGCAGCGTGTCCGTCAGGACCTGCCCGGCCCCGTCCTTCTGCCCGTTCAGGCTGGTGCGCCCTTCGGCGCTGCTCCAGGTGCCGAAGGAAAACCAGCGGCTCCAGCCCGCCCCCGTCTGCGCCCGCACCTCCACGCTCACGCTGCCCCCGCCCGGCGTCACCGCGTTCCACGACGGCACGAGTTCGTCGAAGGGGGCGACCCCCAGCGGCGCACCCGTCAGCGTGCCCGTTTCCGCGCCGGGGGCGAGGGTGAGGAGGTCGCCGCGCACCTCCACCCCGCGCCGCTCGCCCACCGCCCAGTCGCCCGCGCGCTCGTGGAGGATGGTGGTGGAGTTGGGGTACGTCATCGTGAGGGCCTCCGCGCCGCCCGCGAGGAGCAGCGCCAGGAAGAGGATTGGGCGCATATGGGCGTGATTGTGACGTGCGCAGGGCTGGAGCGGGTGAGTCCGTCCCGCCTCACCCCCCCTGCATGGACAGGAACGCCTCCGGCAACGCCCCCCGCCACGTCACCCAGTTGTGCCCGCTGGGATACTCGCGGTACTGGTGCTCGATCCCGGTGTCGGCGAGGAGGGCGGCCATGCGGCGGTTCGGGCCGGTCAGCCACTCCAGCGTGCCCGTGTCGAGGCTCAGGCGCAGGTGACGGGGCGGCTCCTGTTCCAACCTCTCCCGCAGCCACTCGCCCGCCGTCGTCGTGTCGATGGTGCCGTCCGGGTCCGTCGCGCCGGGCCGGGCGATGAAGGCCCCCGAGTGGCTGACCACGCGCCGGAAGAGGTCCGGGTGCGCGCTGCCGAGGTGCAGCGAGATCAGCCCACCCAGCGAGGCACCCCACAGCCCCCGCTCGGAGACGGTGGCGTGTTCGCCCTCCACCTGCGGGAAGACCTCCTCCCGCAGAAAGTCGAGGTAACGGTCATTCAGGTAGTACTCCTCGCTGCGGTCCCCCGGCTCCACGAAGACGAGGACGGCGCCGGACGCCAGCCCCCGCTCCACCGCCCGGTCCATCACCTCGCCCAGCCGCCCCGTGCGGTAAAAGGC is from Deinococcus planocerae and encodes:
- a CDS encoding PulJ/GspJ family protein; the protein is MRGGSERGLTLIEVLVALAIFAVVSVAVLATFPAIFKLNGQTRADQAVTVGAKGFMEGVRVRYSTQAGFDTGTLPPVPSGAGYTCTGAVANQLGTSPVLIKRVTLSCTHPSQPTQTFVLDVGRPA
- a CDS encoding GspH/FimT family pseudopilin; the protein is MRTRGFSLIELLVVVAIIGILAAVGMVNLARWRASTAVTEGAQQFAQAVSRARTGAKRANACWQIAPVGATSGATGYEIRRFSTPVCLPSGGTAQTYALPPGTTLSVTGGGGTVSFTPPYGTTENTPATYEVTWATNLTLKRTLRLTGVFGKVIFQ
- a CDS encoding pilus assembly PilX N-terminal domain-containing protein — its product is MRQQADRAPGDRHEEGVALVVVLLFTAIILMAVVSTTATLALGARGGGVDERGAYQALLVAESGQNTFAARVGSLARTSPYTGTRTSELTAWLGTLGTYSLGTAGTAELSLLNVTPKTTGATFTLRSQGSAPGAAKVVVQDYVVTNARLPRTFRSRAGLTSLPAIDASNGNQRTEGRANDGVATRVRSGGTPLSLPALQPGVTLPVEDTGAVLVGDYVRVNGATFRVDGKEEASLSLVRVLPTSPTAPLTLSGDVTVMLNAVAQTSPTVGNPGDLRVSNAGDFLVGEELTIAGKAATVQAVDAGNGTVRLGWPSGAPASLPEGTQVFRDVTGMRSAADITAKSNKLDDISMTSGGQTTNDCTTSTLCAGERDPLLASPTPGNPSDPFFTEQLFGLSDEELNDLVPLDNDPTLPQGEIKRVSAADFDRIFSGNARGSGVLIVDGDINSNINGNVTFDGMIYIRGNQGGKFNGNMTLNGAIAVRGGPIEGITTDDTTTQATGSLLINYDAVSLRSQLLNARGVFRVQTEPGTWRQQ
- a CDS encoding peptidase C39 family protein; the encoded protein is MRPILFLALLLAGGAEALTMTYPNSTTILHERAGDWAVGERRGVEVRGDLLTLAPGAETGTLTGAPLGVAPFDELVPSWNAVTPGGGSVSVEVRAQTGAGWSRWFSFGTWSSAEGRTSLNGQKDGAGQVLTDTLRLSGKAGAYQYRVTLRGAGTGVRLLAFNTSDRAKRAAGLGQPGDRRAWGKVNDVPGRSQMLYEGGGEVWCSPTSVSMILAGYGVNVTVPQAARGTYDRAYDGTGNWPFNTAYAGAHGLRAYVTRLPSLAEAERYTAAGVPLAVSLGWKKGELPGAPLSYSDGHLMVLVGFDAAGNPVLNDPAAPSDAGVRRTYPRAAFERLWLTHSGGLGYVIAPSGTRLPEGTSPR
- a CDS encoding alpha/beta hydrolase, whose translation is MAVSVQGTRVTFTPPPGAVALVGDFTDWRKKPALPVEGGQAITLTLPRGAWVEYAWLDAAGEPFADPDNPQRSLNPWWPYPRAAVVGESVQHPLWQGPDATQKGTAHRLSWPGSVFPGTRRAIVHTPHGHDPSAPTPVYYVQDGVAFYRTGRLGEVMDRAVERGLASGAVLVFVEPGDRSEEYYLNDRYLDFLREEVFPQVEGEHATVSERGLWGASLGGLISLHLGSAHPDLFRRVVSHSGAFIARPGATDPDGTIDTTTAGEWLRERLEQEPPRHLRLSLDTGTLEWLTGPNRRMAALLADTGIEHQYREYPSGHNWVTWRGALPEAFLSMQGG